TGAATTATGAAGTTAAAACTAGTTTCTACCTAAGAGTGTAGCTGTTTGCTCCCCAGGCTGATTCAACCTGACCCATTCATCCACAATCTCCTTCCATTTTCTGATAAAAACCCACAATACAAACCGAAGTTATTAACAATCATCAACCATTTATTCATATATGTAAAAAATTTATGTACCTGACAAGATGTTTCACCAATCGTCGAACATCGTTAGATGAATGCTTCCTCAACCGATTCACATGCCTTCCAATATCAGTTTCCTATATAagaaaacaagaacaagaatACTTAAGaaacagagaagaagaagaagaatttacATTCacaaagaacaagaaaaaaccCCATAAACGCTTACCTTGAGAGCTTGGAATGTTATATCCATGTCTGCTAAGTTTTGAAGCAGTTCAACCAAACCATCTTCAGGCTGAAACAAGCCAAAACAATCACAAATTGGTAAAGTTACGAGAAAATTCCCATAAGACAATCAAACAATATTCTATACAATCagaatcaaaagaagaaaacctgGTGAGGAATTTCGAGCTGCTCCTTAATTTCCAAAACCTTCTTCTGTTCATCATCAAACAAACCTCCATGTGGGTCTACTCCATCATCATCTCCGTCCACTGCAACAAACTGCGGCGTCGAAGGGGAAGCTCCCTTCACCTCACCGGGGCTCTGTTTGATTTCGCAGCCATTAGAGCGACCGTCATGGTTGCGATCCGTATCACAGTTCCGACATCGAGACGGCGGCGAAGTCAACGCATAGAGCCTCTCGACGATTCCATCTCTCCGATTCTTCAATTGATTACCATAATCCAATGAAGCGACTTCCATAGCTGTATCGATGAAAGTCCAAACATCGACACCGGCTGTATCTAATATAGTTCGGAAATCATCTAAATCCAACCGAACCATTTTTAGAGTTGTTTAGAAGAATCGAAGATTGATTGAGAGAAAGGTTATCTTCCCGATAAACaatctgaaaaagaaaaacgcTTGTAGTTCTCGTTTTCAGTAGTGAACTCTGGAAACAGAAACGGATCTACGATGGAAGTTTATTATTCCACTTCCAGACTCTGACAATAAACAAAAGAGaaaggagaggaaaaaaaacGCTAGAAATTGCAGAGAAAACCCAGTGGTGGAAAAGCAAAATCGTCATAATCCATTAGGAAATTTtttgaaagaaacaaaaaagaaaagaaacccaAATGACAGAGAATAGATCTGATTCGATCCTGAAGAAAAGTTTAACCGATCGTTTTCAGGAATCCAAACTCAGAGTGGCTGtcgaaaggaagaagaagaagaagagtcgtcaaaaattacacaaaacccAAGTcacaaacaaaattaaaaaacacaaaaaacaaCTTGAACAATAAATTAAGAAGAACCCAGATCAAAAAACTGCGGAATATTCCTTGAGAAAACGAAGAACAGCCGGAATTTCGTCCTCAAAGAATTACAAGAAAATTTTTGGAAGTGGGTCAATTTACATTagctagaagaagaagaagaagaagaatgtcCCAAAATCAAATACACAAGTagagaaatttttttcttttcccttttggAGTTTCTGGTTTAGTTAAGAGTCTCATCCATCCATCATCATCACAGAATCAATCAATATTGAAATTGAAAGGAAACTCCACCATGAAAACGAGAAACCGAAGTTTCCGAAACGAAACGACGGCCGGAAAATTTGATCTGAGCAAAGAATTAAGATTATTaggagaatgaaaaaaaaaaaaaaaaaagaaaaaagagatagagagagggAATATTGAAGCGTGTTGGGTTGAAATTTGTTCCTATATCCAGATAGGATTTTTCCTTCCTTTCACAGCTCTGACCCTATGAATTCTTTTCCCATTCGCATTCATTGGCGCgtgctaaaattaattaattaataaattccTCATTAATTAATGgcccaaatccatttttcccAATCTTCAAATCCAGGCCCATTTATTCTACTATTTCAGGAATTAGAAGCTTCCCACATTTTACCCTTTTACctaatttgttatttttatttcttttccctTCCCTAAATCCTTTTTAACTACATATTCATTGTATTTACTTACCATACTTGAGgtattttttgtcatttttattaaaatagatTGAATGGTTTAAGCTAACTCAATCTAAAGATAATAACAGTTGAGTAGGGTTTACTACTTTATTGTAGACATATATTTAGATCTgacaattataataaattataggtCAAAATCATGTTGTTATCTGACTTAATCTATAAAGTATGTTTataaatggaaattttttttatttgatttgtaattttaagtttaatcctctttatatatattttttaatattacattATTCTAAGTATGAGATAtagtttccttttttaaaaaaaaggactaTTTTAAGAGAAGTAAAAATTTCTTATATATTGAATTGGGTTATGTTTGCAACTAAAATAGGATA
The nucleotide sequence above comes from Benincasa hispida cultivar B227 chromosome 3, ASM972705v1, whole genome shotgun sequence. Encoded proteins:
- the LOC120074002 gene encoding probable mediator of RNA polymerase II transcription subunit 26c, with product MVRLDLDDFRTILDTAGVDVWTFIDTAMEVASLDYGNQLKNRRDGIVERLYALTSPPSRCRNCDTDRNHDGRSNGCEIKQSPGEVKGASPSTPQFVAVDGDDDGVDPHGGLFDDEQKKVLEIKEQLEIPHQPEDGLVELLQNLADMDITFQALKETDIGRHVNRLRKHSSNDVRRLVKHLVRKWKEIVDEWVRLNQPGEQTATLLADGDSPQQKAPQNGYHQVPDFAYSPNPHNGGSGSDRNNSEPEPKGKSVPRRDAPPKPAQPAPTSSLTPQNRQKEQQKEANFDSQKLASARKRLQENYKEAENAKRQRTIQVMDIHEIPKPKNAFFSKNKGSGGGSQGRHW